The DNA region GGTTTAAGCAAAAAGTTGTCTTTAAACCATTGGCGATCTTGAATCATGGCTTTTTGATAAGATTCATCCCAGACACCATTATCGTAGGCAATGTTCTGTAGCCGCTTGAGCTGCATCTGCAAAACGCCCTTGAATCGCTGGATCTCCAGTCTGTCATTATACAGCGCCAAATGTGAAAACTGTGGCAGGGTCCACCAGTAACGGATCATCACCTGCGCCGATAGGATAGCAAAACATGCTAGCGCAGCTGCGAGCAGCAACTGTGACCTTAAGCTGGATCTTTTCGTCATGCATTCAGCCCTCAGGTATGTAACATCTTGTTAAGCTGTCGTTCCCTGCTAAGCCAAGTATAGAAGTTAATTGCTTATTGTTGCGTTGCCTTCTGTTATCGCGGCATATCTTTTGATACAGCAAGGTACTGATAAAAACCTGAGTTTGATTTACCTCATTACATGAAAAAATCTTCTAAAGATTTTTTCATGAATCATCTATAAATCGTATTTGATCACATTTACGCCACAACAAAGCATTTAATCTAGCATATGCCAGTAAGTAGTTGATTTAATTTATTTTAATTATCTGCAATTCGCATTTCTATAAATTGCAAAATAACTAATGTGGGGTGATGAACATGAACGTAAATCGACGTCAGGCTATGGGGCAGATTATCGGCTTGGTGAGTGTTGCTGCAGGTGGGGGCATCATGGCAACGGCTATGGCTGCAGATTCTTGTCCAGGAGATACCTCTATCGGTATCGGCAGTGAAGGTAGCAGTGATTTGGCGGCTAACCTGCTGACTTATGTCAAAGTTGATCCGCTCGCGGTAGCAAAACGTGCCTATGAAGACTACGGCAAAGGTGGTTGTATGTACGGGGTCTTTGATGCCATCGTCAAGGAACTCGCAGCACAAGGGCACGAAGATGCCTGCAAATTTGCCGCAATACCTACCAATATTACCGTTTATGGTGGCGGTGGGGTTGCCGGTTGGGGCACCTTATGTGGTTGTGTGAATGCGGCCGCAATGGCCATCAATATGTTGGCGGGCGTTGACCGCACTAAGGTTACTCGTTCCGTATATCATTATTATGAAAGCACTTCTATGCCACGCGGCGATAGCGAATTTTTGAGCGCTATTGGTGCGCCTACTCGTAAAACCGATGCCGGCGAACTGCTGACCGCCGATATGATTGGGCAGTCGGTGGCAAAATCGATCCTGTGCCATACCTCAGTGACCCTTTGGTCTAAACAAAGTAAGTTTGGTACTAGCCATCAGGCAAAACTGGAGCGTTGTGCCCAAGTTACCGCGGAAATAGCCTATATTACGGTCGATTTCCTCAATAAAGCCTTGGATAACACGTTGGATGTGGCTATTGCAGCTGACGGAAATAGCGATTGCGCTGTTTGTCACAGTAGCACTAAACGGGAGCCAGACACCTACTTTGCTACGGATGTTAACGCCCAGATGGAATGCCAAACTTGTCATAGTGAACATGATGTCACTGCGGGGCTGACTGGGGCACATGAAGGTTTCACCTGCAGCGACTGCCACTAGGAGGCGGTGATGAAATATCAAAGTCTAATCATAATCTCAGCCTTAGCAGCGTTAGGGGCTGTGGCTCGGATGATAACGATACTGATGTAACGCCAACACCCGAACCGAGTTATGTATCTATCAACGATGCGACCAGTCTTAACATAGTGGTCGACAAGATTGATAGTACAAGTAAAGCTGTGACGTTTTCACTCACTACCAATGATGGCGCACCCGTTACCGATGCGGGTAGCAATTATACCGTTATGTACCTGAATATTCCTGGTGCGCAGGTTTCGGCATTTTCCATCCCTTGGCATAAAGGCGTGCGTTTTGCCTGCAGTGACAGCACTGATACCTGCAGTGGCACTCTAAGTGCAACGGATACTGCTGGAAAATACCAATTCACACCTGGTAGTTTGGAACAACTGGGAACTGTTGCCGGACAATTGAAACTGGCTATCAATATAAGCGGCGCCTTGGCAGAAACCAAAACTGATCTGTTAGATATTCCTTCCTCTTAACGTTTAATTAGCTACTGAAGTATTTGCCCGGCATTTGCCGGGCTTTTTTAATTGGGCTATTACCTCATAATCAGTACATCTGTTGATGAGGCGTTGCTTATATCACCAGATATGATTTCGCTGATACAGATAGCTTGGAATAGACGGCATGAACGGCACTCCTGTAGCACAAAATGTAGCACAAAAGTGTCAGCTCCAGATAAAGAAAAAGGACTGAAACCGTAATGGAATCAGTCCTTTAGGAAGGTGGTGGAGGCGGCGGGACTTGAACCCGCGTCCGGAACACCTACATTCAGGGCCCTACATGCTTAGTCTCTCTTTTATTTAACCGGTTAAACTCCGAAAGACAGGATTTCAAACGGTGAGTTTGGTACTGTTTCGCGGTTCACCCCCAAACAAGGTTCCCTCGCTAGCACGATGTAAGGTGACCATCAAATCCACTGCCCATGTGCGAGACCTGTGGTAGATGGCTAGCGGCATTAAGCGGCTAGAGCGTAGTTATCGTCGTTTGCAACTATAACTTTGCGGCTTTTAACGAGGCCAACCGCCCCTCGGCATGCTCCCGGAGTTTCGCGAATCCCGTCGAATCCAGAATCGCCCCCAAGATTTGTCAATTGTAACCTTTATTGTGGTTGTTCACCAAGTTTTCAAGTGCAGGCTACACCTGTTTGCTGGTTATCCGAGCAACTTATGGATA from Shewanella dokdonensis includes:
- a CDS encoding C-GCAxxG-C-C family (seleno)protein encodes the protein MNVNRRQAMGQIIGLVSVAAGGGIMATAMAADSCPGDTSIGIGSEGSSDLAANLLTYVKVDPLAVAKRAYEDYGKGGCMYGVFDAIVKELAAQGHEDACKFAAIPTNITVYGGGGVAGWGTLCGCVNAAAMAINMLAGVDRTKVTRSVYHYYESTSMPRGDSEFLSAIGAPTRKTDAGELLTADMIGQSVAKSILCHTSVTLWSKQSKFGTSHQAKLERCAQVTAEIAYITVDFLNKALDNTLDVAIAADGNSDCAVCHSSTKREPDTYFATDVNAQMECQTCHSEHDVTAGLTGAHEGFTCSDCH